In Streptomyces nojiriensis, one genomic interval encodes:
- a CDS encoding ABC transporter ATP-binding protein yields MIEIESLSKSFGPRTLWSGLSFTVERRQMLALTGPSGSGKSTLLNCLGLLDAPSSGAIRHEGRDITGFGPRATRHYRRDVLGYLFQNYALIENASVAANLEVAMKPRRARKGDPTVAEALERVGLAGREKEQVHRLSGGEQQRVALARLIVKQPALVLADEPTGALDHDNTSMVVEILRTMCEEGCAVVIATHDDAVRDRCDVVLTVGDAAHPVPVKERQLS; encoded by the coding sequence ATGATCGAGATCGAGAGCCTGTCCAAGTCCTTCGGCCCGCGAACCCTCTGGTCCGGTCTCTCCTTCACCGTGGAACGCCGGCAGATGCTGGCGCTCACGGGCCCGAGCGGTTCCGGCAAGTCGACGCTGCTCAACTGCCTCGGCCTGCTCGACGCGCCGAGCTCCGGGGCGATCCGGCACGAGGGCCGCGACATCACCGGCTTCGGCCCGCGCGCCACGCGGCACTACCGGCGTGACGTGCTCGGGTACCTCTTCCAGAACTACGCGCTGATCGAGAACGCGAGCGTCGCGGCCAACCTGGAGGTCGCGATGAAGCCGCGTAGAGCGAGGAAGGGCGATCCGACCGTCGCCGAGGCCCTGGAGCGGGTCGGGCTGGCCGGACGCGAGAAGGAACAGGTCCACCGGCTCAGCGGTGGGGAGCAGCAGCGCGTCGCGCTGGCCCGCCTCATCGTCAAGCAGCCCGCCCTCGTCCTCGCCGACGAGCCGACGGGCGCCCTCGACCACGACAACACCTCCATGGTCGTCGAGATCCTCCGCACGATGTGTGAGGAGGGCTGCGCCGTCGTCATCGCCACCCACGACGACGCGGTCCGCGACCGCTGCGACGTGGTCCTGACCGTGGGCGACGCCGCACACCCCGTACCCGTGAAAGAAAGGCAGCTCTCATGA